A single region of the Triticum dicoccoides isolate Atlit2015 ecotype Zavitan chromosome 2B, WEW_v2.0, whole genome shotgun sequence genome encodes:
- the LOC119366061 gene encoding probable glucuronosyltransferase Os04g0650300, with amino-acid sequence MKLPLSVGAPDAAPELAKPSLPATWLILHALFCATSMAVGFRFSRLVVFLLFLPTPPMNPSAHLVSLVTPPVMLASSNATATITTTTTTTTTVTTTTTVAESEAGANAHHQVHHGPVFVGRHAIRVRKWPHPDPSELLKAHSILAAVQEAQRRSRNRLADAPRPVIAVTPTTTSALQAPSLTSLAHTLRLVDAPLRWIVVEPGHRTDAVAAVLARSGLDFLHLVASDGASTARLRMHALREIRKEKMDGVVVFADENGILRTELFDEAQKVKSVGAVPVGILGEDEGTKESFLQAPACDEAGKLVGYHVSEETLLPAARSDMLLSTRLEWAGFVVNARVLWESASERPEWVRDLDAVDGGAHLDSPLGLVTDAGQVEPLARCAQAALAWSLRSDALHEVKFPHEWKFDAPLVSAASRQQSSVVNTEDGH; translated from the exons ATGAAGCTCCCGCTGTCCGTGGGGGCGCCCGACGCGGCGCCAGAGCTGGCCAAGCCGTCGCTGCCGGCGACGTGGCTCATCCTGCACGCGCTCTTCTGCGCCACCTCCATGGCCGTCGGCTTCCGCTTCTCCCgcctcgtcgtcttcctcctcttcctgcCCACGCCGCCCATGAACCCCTCCGCGCACCTCGTCTCCCTCGTCACCCCGCCCGTCATGCTCGCCAGCTCCAACGCCACCGCCACCATCACCactacgacgaccaccaccaccaccgtcacgACGACGACCACGGTGGCTGAGAGCGAGGCCGGCGCCAACGCGCACCACCAGGTCCACCACGGCCCGGTCTTCGTCGGCCGCCACGCCATCCGCGTCCGCAAGTGGCCGCACCCGGACCCCAGCGAGCTCCTCAAGGCCCACAGCATCCTCGCCGCCGTCCAGGAAGCGCAGCGCCGCAGCCGCAACCGGTTGGCCGACGCGCCCAGGCCCGTGATTGCCGTCACCCCGACCACCACCTCCGCGCTCCAGGCGCCGTCGCTCACGTCCTTGGCGCACACCCTCCGCCTCGTCGACGCCCCGCTCAGGTGGATCGTCGTCGAGCCTGGCCACCgcaccgacgccgtcgccgccgtgcTCGCCCGCTCCGGCCTCGACTTCCTCCACCTCGTCGCCTCCGACGGCGCCTCCACCGCGCGCCTGCGAATGCACGCCCTCAG GGAGATACGGAAGGAGAAGATGGACGGCGTGGTGGTGTTCGCGGACGAGAACGGCATCCTCCGGACGGAGCTGTTCGACGAGGCGCAGAAGGTCAAGTCCGTGGGCGCCGTGCCCGTGGGCATTCTGGGCGAGGACGAAGGCACCAAGGAGTCCTTCCTGCAGGCGCCGGCCTGCGACGAGGCCGGGAAGCTGGTGGGCTACCACGTCTCGGAGGAGACGCTGCTGCCGGCGGCGCGGAGCGACATGCTGCTGTCCACCCGGCTGGAGTGGGCCGGGTTCGTGGTGAACGCGCGGGTGCTCTGGGAGAGCGCATCAGAGCGGCCCGAGTGGGTGCGCGACCTGGACGCCGTGGACGGCGGCGCGCACCTGGACAGCCCGCTGGGTCTGGTCACCGACGCCGGCCAGGTGGAGCCGCTCGCCAGATGCGCCCAGGCGGCGCTGGCGTGGTCGCTCCGGTCAGACGCTCTGCATGAAGTCAAGTTCCCGCACGA GTGGAAATTTGATGCTCCTCTAGTAAGCGCCGCTTCGCGTCAGCAGAGCAGCGTAGTAAATACTGAAGATGGTCACTAG